Genomic window (Candidatus Nitrosocosmicus franklandus):
AGTTTAGCCCTTGTGAATAATATGAAACATTTGAACCGTACAGATCTACATTCTCAACGAGTCAAATCAAATAATGGACTAAATAAGTGATCTCTGAAATGACTGTTGTCCTCCAAAGACATATTTAAAATCGATACATCTTGTTCTAAAAAAAATCCTAAAAATAATAATGAGGAAATACACTATTTGATGACATCACTAGATTTCTGTATTTTCAATTTTGCGACAACAAAAAAATATAAAAGATCTAGGAATATTTAACAATCATTAGAGTCATAATTACCTAGAAACGGTTTTAGAATTTTCTTGAGTAATAGAATTTCTTGTTTATTCCCAAAGGTATTAATGAAAGATATATTCAAAAACCTTCTTTGACGAATTAAGATGAAGAAGAAGGGGAAGGTATTTATACACTTTACCCATCCAAAACGATACTCCATGAGTGAGAAAAGATCTGTATTAAAGTATAGAATTATCATGGTCATAATTGCAATTGCAACTATACCTAGCATATTTGTTCCGATAAATGAATCATACTCTGAGGGAACGTTTGTTTATGTTTCTAACGGCGAAGATGGAAGCATATCTATTTTGAAATTAAACCAAAACACAACAGATCTAGATTTGGTTGACAAGGTACCTGCAGGGCCAAAAGTGATGCATATGGCAGTGAGCCCTGATCATCAGTTACTGTATGCATCAATTCGTTCTGAACCCTATTCGGTACTTACTTATCTCATTAATACTCATGCAGGTAACTTGACTCAGATCGGAAAAGTTCCTTTACCTGCCAATATGGTATACATTTCGACAGATAATACAGGCCGTTTCTTACTGTCTGTATCGTATAATGAAGAAATGATCGCCATTAATCCGATTAGCTCCAATGGCACTGTCCAGCCAAATCCTGTTCAAGTAATTTCAACAGGCGAAAAGCCTCATTCGATCAGGAACGATTTATCGAACCAATTTGTGTATGTACCACACTTGGGGATGTCTCAAATCAAACAATTCATATTTGATGAAAATAATGGAACGCTAATACCGAATAAACCAGAAGGCGTTAGAACTAATGATAATTCAGGTCCAAGACATATAGAGTTTTCACCAGACAACAGATTTGTTTATGTATCTAACGAAATTGATGGCACCGTTTCAGCCTACGTATTAAACAATAAGACAGGGATTCTAACCGAAATTCAAAGATTAAGTGCTATGCCTAGGAACTCGAATTCTCAATCAGTCGACATAGATAATGTAGCCAACGCTGGAGAATCTAAGCCAATCAATTTAGGAGTGGCGGATATACACATCACTCCGAACGGAAAATGGATTTATGTAAGTGAAAGAAACTCTAGTACTATTGCAGCATTTGCTGTAGACAGCGGATCAGGATATCTTACGCATATCGAAAATTATGATACGGAAAAGATACCCCGGGGCATTGGTATCGATCCGAAAGGCAATTTCTTATTGGCTGCAGGACAGGAATCAGGATATCTATCAGCATACAAGATCAATAATGAGACCGGTGAACTAATGTATTTGAATAGATACGAATCTGGAAAAGGTCCCAATTGGATTGAAATAGTTGAATTTGATTAAAATGCTTAGTATTGTTAGTGCATAGGCTTATTCAGATATCAAAGTATTGCAATTTACTCTGCAACCTATTCTGACTTTTTAATCACATGGTCTTTTACTTGAAACCGGGCCATTAAATCATTAACATCGATTTGAATTATTAGAAAGGAGTCTTTCATCAATATAAGAATATAAATATACCGCTTTTGAAATTGCAAGGAGTAAAAACATCTCATTATGAATTTAAAGCAGCTAAACTGAAGAACGGCCAAATCTCGTTAATTTTTGCATCTCACTAGGTTAGTGACGTACAAGTATCATAGTTAATGATAAAAGAATTTGACGTTTAACAAGCAAATGAGGATCTGTCAGTTAAGAATCTTGAAATAAGAATGTTTTTGTGAACGGAATAAGGTATCTAATCCAGTTTCGTTCTAAAGGCATTGTATCAAAAAAGAAGACAATGAAAATTTCAATAAGGATTTTAATATCTAAGAATAGAACGAGTATAAAATGTAATGCAGTTAGAAAGCTAGTGTTTGAATATTTAGATAACATAGTACGCCATTCACATAGCAATAAAACAAAAAATGTAACATTCGGAATGAAGTCTACTAACTCCCGTGGTAAGCCTCAGCCTAGCATAGGCTTTGTATGATCAATGCGAAGGTGGTAAATCGAAATTGATAATTTTTCTCTATTCCAGATCAATCAAATGCCGCTATGAGTCTTAAATAATTTGACGTTTAGTAACCAATGTAATGACCATAGACCCAAATTTTCCGAAGAATCATGTGGTAATTGGTAAGCACTCAACCTCCGATGGCTCATACTTTCATCTTGTATGGGGTCCCGGTAGGTCCGATGCAGAGTCTTCTACAAATAAAGAGGTCCAAGAAGCATACAAGGCTAGAGGAGAAGAGTATGTTCCACTAGGTATTCATGGAACATATGTTGCAGTGGACTGGGATTCATGTATTGCTGATGGTTCCTGTATCGAAGCCTGTCCAGTTCAGGTGTATCAATGGTACAGATCAGAACAAGATGTTCCGGCAATTGAAATGGTAAACGCTGTGAGCGAAGGTATTGGAGATGACCACAATAAAGAAGGTAGGAGGGATTATACCGACAAACCAGACCCGATTAGAGAAAGTGCCTGCATTTGGTGTATGGCTTGCGTTACTGTATGTCCTACTAGTTCCATAAAAGTAGATGAAGCCAATCTGCCAATACATGAAGAGCAAGGTCAAAATTACTTATGAGATGACTATGCAAAAGCTAATGCTGTTCGTTATCTAATTGAATATGATGTCTAAATAAAATAACATATCTTGATATTTTCATGCCTATTATTACTCAATCCATTTGTAACTTTAGTATTTGTGAACACAGTTAAAGTGACCAATTAGTAGCAAAAAATAAAATAAATTGTTTTGAGCCTTTTCTTAAAATGAATGAAATATCCGAACTAATATCGAGAAGGCAATTGCTTAATAATAAAAATCTACTATGAAAACATACAAAAACCAAGTCTTTAATACTGGCCGTAGAATGATAAATTTTTTGTAATCGTAAAACAACTATAGGAGTACAAATAGAGCAATAACTTGTTTCCTACATTTAGCTTAATCTTAAATAATTGGAAAGCAGTACTGCTACTCAATGAAGTCAATAATTGAATAATGCATAGATATTATTAAGGATTAAAGATCCGTGTTCATTTCAAGCGAACTGTTCTGTGTTAAGATTACTTGTTCTATTTTGTTAAAATGGTTACTTTTTTTTCGCATCTCCCAATGATATCATCTAATAGCCTAATTCATTCAGAGTAACTTGGTCGTTAGTAAATTAATATAAGTAACCTGTAGTTCCTACAAATTTTAGTAATTTTTATACACTGCTAATAAAAAAAATCAAAAAATTTTATAATCAAAAATGACTAAGTAGATGATTCCCTAATGTGAAAACTATTTAAAACAGTTAATAGGTATATTGTAAGAAAATGGAATCTAACGCTATTAATCCGCATAGGAATGGAATAAGTAACTTGGTCGTTCATCTTTACACTATGAATGCTTCTAACCCAAAGAAGGAATTCTGGACCATAGACGAAATTTTCAATGAGTTATATCCAAATGTTAAAACATCTGAAAAAAGTAAGATTGTATCTACATTGAGGACTAATTTAGAATGGATCAAATCTAAGAAGGCGTTGGAAATCAAGAACAAAAAATCAGTAAAGCCTATAGGATTTAGACTTAGTAGCCTGATCGATGAACTTTATAATACCAAATAATCAACCTAGATTACGTGTGGATTATTTGTAAATCAAGTACATGGGTTTCTGCTCTCCAATTTAGTGGTATTATTAAATCACCTATTTTCAGGTAAGAACACATCTATCATCAGAGATTGTATTCTCTGTCAACAAATATCTGTATTCAAATGTATTCAAACCTATAAGAAATTATGTATGTTATGTTATGGGGATTTAATGTATTAATAAGAAAGAATTTATCAATTGGTGAAACCATTCTTAAATTTACTTTCCCCAAAGATCAAAAATACCTTTTTTAATAACACCTGTTTTCAAATAGATATCAAGTCTAATGGTAAAAACGCATAGTAGAAATTGACCTTAGAATTTTAAATTCGCTAAAAAGAAAGATGTTGATGTAAGTTTGAAATGCCAGGTCGCAAGGAAGATTCTAAACTCGATATTAAACACACAATAACCTGCATAAGTATGGAAATCAAAAAATTTAGAAAATAGATGATATTATAGAAAACAACAAATTTGAAGTCAATCAGTTGGTTTCTTCTTGGTTGGTGTCATCTTCTTGGTTGGTGTCATTTTCCTCACTAGTTTCATCGTTATTGTTTAAGTCTTCACTTTCTGTATCATCATTGCCATTGTTATTATCTAATGGATCCTCATCTTCCTGTTCACTCTGCTCTTCTCTTTCAGCTTCTTCACATTCGGACAATTCTCCACCCGAAGAACCTGGTTCTTCACTGCAATTATCATCGTCAAACCAAGGATTACCATTATCATCTCGTCTCTGTTCACCGCGTTGGTTATCATTGTCATTGTCATTGACATTGTCATTATCGTTGCTTGGTGGCAGATTTTGGCTTATTATACCTTGATTATTGTTTAGCATAGCAGTTGTTAATTCATTACCTCTAAGGAATTGTTCTGCACCGGAATTGACATTACTCAAAGAAAACTTTTGGTTCAAAGGAGGACTCATGGAACTTTGAACAGAATCTACATTAAGTGAATAAAAAGCACCTTGGGATTTGGTTTTATTATCTGTAATTGTAATATCAAAGGGCACCATTTGATTGCTTGGAAGATTACCTATATCAAGTCCAAAACTTTGAGTTCCAACTACACCTAGACTAGAATTATCATAAAACGTTGCAACAAGATTGATGAATTGTTCTGGAGCTTGGCCTTTAT
Coding sequences:
- a CDS encoding lactonase family protein; this translates as MSEKRSVLKYRIIMVIIAIATIPSIFVPINESYSEGTFVYVSNGEDGSISILKLNQNTTDLDLVDKVPAGPKVMHMAVSPDHQLLYASIRSEPYSVLTYLINTHAGNLTQIGKVPLPANMVYISTDNTGRFLLSVSYNEEMIAINPISSNGTVQPNPVQVISTGEKPHSIRNDLSNQFVYVPHLGMSQIKQFIFDENNGTLIPNKPEGVRTNDNSGPRHIEFSPDNRFVYVSNEIDGTVSAYVLNNKTGILTEIQRLSAMPRNSNSQSVDIDNVANAGESKPINLGVADIHITPNGKWIYVSERNSSTIAAFAVDSGSGYLTHIENYDTEKIPRGIGIDPKGNFLLAAGQESGYLSAYKINNETGELMYLNRYESGKGPNWIEIVEFD
- a CDS encoding 4Fe-4S dicluster domain-containing protein — its product is MTIDPNFPKNHVVIGKHSTSDGSYFHLVWGPGRSDAESSTNKEVQEAYKARGEEYVPLGIHGTYVAVDWDSCIADGSCIEACPVQVYQWYRSEQDVPAIEMVNAVSEGIGDDHNKEGRRDYTDKPDPIRESACIWCMACVTVCPTSSIKVDEANLPIHEEQGQNYL